A window of Eretmochelys imbricata isolate rEreImb1 chromosome 25, rEreImb1.hap1, whole genome shotgun sequence contains these coding sequences:
- the C25H19orf44 gene encoding uncharacterized protein C19orf44 homolog isoform X2, which yields MDSHLKKLTMSKHSSAPTDSNSTLSIGNTERVETDKNKDLKRESLVETQFSHSRFLKKKQHAQRNQLNQNTCAMQEGNKHVAKKTLDTASKVRSSAVLRKLAQIESKIMTRKVQMDFSDTGLDPKISDEKNLSARSSLEESARGSRYLKKNDTVKENVTLSKAHFKGKRSCQTTKNKVPIRKQLGLDSDEEEMRQLLGSSLEFSSENENQKDVTNFSKPDRKLFMKSKMKSPPRTSFPPKKQSLTNLFSVPSLLSRSSQKRTSDRINPQTPSPPSRNLQRPTSMSFQLPTSIKDSFAETTSPRTNHIKQSQVSLSERSEIKSLDELFSKAADTENATSDSSNDFRLNILSIDDLDPNVSGDREALKQMETDIQIKKKSNKDSEPNVFPVNNNDQTPLKVVSVLTSTNAASNNDTEGEIMTEAEISEVLSGISTDYFSVRQVFPGPEESTVNSEYSEDFEKSLSLPVSETTDRKSLSEMTVGQSNSSMYSRKDLSPSLSSPQSNKKWHETVSRVTVKEMAVQTTDSPFSYHWSKRDGTAILGPALGCSYIDPVPIASHVVTMDAMEALTAYSPAVFALNDLLKQHLILTQHFVETIHHLHTSLVESLENETFQYHTLAEVKEYIKSHKSPPLTIEKALEEVQKMKEQ from the exons ATGGATTCTCACCTTAAAAAACTCACCATGTCCAAACATAGTAGTGCCCCTACTGACTCTAACAGTACCCTTTCTATAGGCAACACAGAAAGGGTGGAAACTGACAAAAACAAAGACCTTAAAAGGGAGAGCCTCGTGGAAACTCAGTTTAGTCACAGCAGATTCCTAAAGAAAAAGCAGCATGCACAAAGAAACCAGCTGAACCAGAATACTTGTGCCATGCAGGAGGGGAACAAGCATGTTGCAAAAAAAACTCTGGATACAGCCTCAAAGGTGAGGTCAAGTGCCGTTCTGAGAAAGCTAGCACAGATAGAAAGCAAGATCATGACCCGAAAGGTGCAGATGGATTTTTCTGATACTGGATTGGACCCGAAGATTTCGGATGAAAAGAACTTATCAGCCAGATCCAGCCTGGAGGAGAGTGCAAGAGGTAGCAGGTATCTGAAGAAAAATGACACAGTCAAGGAAAATGTGACATTGAGTAAAGCCCATTTCAAGGGGAAAAGAAGCTGCCagacaacaaaaaacaaagtgCCAATTAGAAAACAACTTGGTCTAGATAGTGATGAAGAGGAAATGAGACAATTACTAGGGAGCTCTTTGGAgttttccagtgaaaatgagaacCAGAAGGATGTCACCAATTTTTCTAAACCTGACAGAAAG TTATTCATGAAGTCCAAGATGAAGAGTCCACCAAGAACATCCTTTCCACCCAAAAAACAGTCTTTGACAAATCTATTTAGTGTTCCTTCACTACTTAGCAGAAGTTCTCAGAAAAGAACCTCTGATAGAATTAATCCACAAACTCCCTCTCCACCAAGTAGAAACTTGCAAAGACCAACTAGTATGTCTTTTCAATTGCCAACTTCAATAAAAGACAGCTTTGCAGAGACCACTTCACCTAGAACGAACCACATCAAACAAAGTCAGGTGTCCTTGTCTGAAAGGAGTGAAATCAAGTCTTTGGATGAGTTGTTTTCAAAAGCAGCAGATACAGAAAATGCAACCAGTGACAGTTCCAATG ACTTCAGATTAAATATTTTGAGCATTGATGACTTGGATCCAAATGTTTCTGGTGATAGAGAAGCATTAAAACAAATG GAGACAgacattcaaataaaaaaaaaatcaaacaaggaCTCAGAACCAAATGTGTTTCCTGTGAATAATAATGACCAAACCCCCCTTAAAGTGGTGAGTGTCCTAACTAGTACTAATGCTGCTTCTAACAATGATACGGAAGGGGAAATCATGACTGAAGCTGAAATCTCTGAGGTTTTAAGTGGAATTTCTACAGACTATTTTAGCGTTAGACAAGTGTTTCCAGGACCTGAGGAGAGCACTGTTAATTCAGAATATTCTGAAGACTTTGAAAAATCTCTGTCTCTACCAGTATCTGAGACTACAGACAGAAAATCCTTGTCTGAAATGACAGTGGGGCAGTCTAACAGCTCTATGTATTCCAGAAAAGACCTTTCTCCCTCACTCTCATCGCCTCAGTCTAACAAAAAATGGCATGAGACAGTAAGCAGAGTGACTGTGAAAGAGATGGCTGTGCAGACAACCGATTCTCCATTCTCCTATCACTGGTCAAAGA GGGATGGCACAGCAATCCTTGGCCCAGCTCTAGGATGCAGTTATATTGATCCGGTACCTATTGCCAGTCACGTTGTCACCATGGATGCCATGGAAG CCCTGACAGCATACAGTCCTGCAGTGTTTGCTTTGAATGACTTGTTAAAACAGCACTTGATACTGACCCAGCACTTCGTGGAGACCATCCACCATCTTCATACATCACTTGTGGAGTCATTGGAGAATGAGACATTTCAATATCACACACTGGCAGAAGTTAAGGAG TACATCAAGAGTCACAAATCCCCACCTCTGACAATTGAGAAAGCATTGGAAGAAGTTCAGAAAATGAAAGAGCAGTAG
- the C25H19orf44 gene encoding uncharacterized protein C19orf44 homolog isoform X3, whose protein sequence is MRREALRSPDLSPWAGRQSGTLHGCLQRTIHGLSQGHMDSHLKKLTMSKHSSAPTDSNSTLSIGNTERVETDKNKDLKRESLVETQFSHSRFLKKKQHAQRNQLNQNTCAMQEGNKHVAKKTLDTASKVRSSAVLRKLAQIESKIMTRKVQMDFSDTGLDPKISDEKNLSARSSLEESARGSRYLKKNDTVKENVTLSKAHFKGKRSCQTTKNKVPIRKQLGLDSDEEEMRQLLGSSLEFSSENENQKDVTNFSKPDRKLFMKSKMKSPPRTSFPPKKQSLTNLFSVPSLLSRSSQKRTSDRINPQTPSPPSRNLQRPTSMSFQLPTSIKDSFAETTSPRTNHIKQSQVSLSERSEIKSLDELFSKAADTENATSDSSNDFRLNILSIDDLDPNVSGDREALKQMETDIQIKKKSNKDSEPNVFPVNNNDQTPLKVVSVLTSTNAASNNDTEGEIMTEAEISEVLSGISTDYFSVRQVFPGPEESTVNSEYSEDFEKSLSLPVSETTDRKSLSEMTVGQSNSSMYSRKDLSPSLSSPQSNKKWHETVSRVTVKEMAVQTTDSPFSYHWSKRDGTAILGPALGCSYIDPVPIASHVVTMDAMEALTAYSPAVFALNDLLKQHLILTQHFVETIHHLHTSLVESLENETFQYHTLAEVKEYIKSHKSPPLTIEKALEEVQKMKEQ, encoded by the exons ATGCGGAGGGAAGCGCTGCGCTCACCCGACCTCAGCCCCTGGGCGGGGCGGCAG agcggcacactgcatggatgtcttcagagaactatccacggtctct CACAGGGACACATGGATTCTCACCTTAAAAAACTCACCATGTCCAAACATAGTAGTGCCCCTACTGACTCTAACAGTACCCTTTCTATAGGCAACACAGAAAGGGTGGAAACTGACAAAAACAAAGACCTTAAAAGGGAGAGCCTCGTGGAAACTCAGTTTAGTCACAGCAGATTCCTAAAGAAAAAGCAGCATGCACAAAGAAACCAGCTGAACCAGAATACTTGTGCCATGCAGGAGGGGAACAAGCATGTTGCAAAAAAAACTCTGGATACAGCCTCAAAGGTGAGGTCAAGTGCCGTTCTGAGAAAGCTAGCACAGATAGAAAGCAAGATCATGACCCGAAAGGTGCAGATGGATTTTTCTGATACTGGATTGGACCCGAAGATTTCGGATGAAAAGAACTTATCAGCCAGATCCAGCCTGGAGGAGAGTGCAAGAGGTAGCAGGTATCTGAAGAAAAATGACACAGTCAAGGAAAATGTGACATTGAGTAAAGCCCATTTCAAGGGGAAAAGAAGCTGCCagacaacaaaaaacaaagtgCCAATTAGAAAACAACTTGGTCTAGATAGTGATGAAGAGGAAATGAGACAATTACTAGGGAGCTCTTTGGAgttttccagtgaaaatgagaacCAGAAGGATGTCACCAATTTTTCTAAACCTGACAGAAAG TTATTCATGAAGTCCAAGATGAAGAGTCCACCAAGAACATCCTTTCCACCCAAAAAACAGTCTTTGACAAATCTATTTAGTGTTCCTTCACTACTTAGCAGAAGTTCTCAGAAAAGAACCTCTGATAGAATTAATCCACAAACTCCCTCTCCACCAAGTAGAAACTTGCAAAGACCAACTAGTATGTCTTTTCAATTGCCAACTTCAATAAAAGACAGCTTTGCAGAGACCACTTCACCTAGAACGAACCACATCAAACAAAGTCAGGTGTCCTTGTCTGAAAGGAGTGAAATCAAGTCTTTGGATGAGTTGTTTTCAAAAGCAGCAGATACAGAAAATGCAACCAGTGACAGTTCCAATG ACTTCAGATTAAATATTTTGAGCATTGATGACTTGGATCCAAATGTTTCTGGTGATAGAGAAGCATTAAAACAAATG GAGACAgacattcaaataaaaaaaaaatcaaacaaggaCTCAGAACCAAATGTGTTTCCTGTGAATAATAATGACCAAACCCCCCTTAAAGTGGTGAGTGTCCTAACTAGTACTAATGCTGCTTCTAACAATGATACGGAAGGGGAAATCATGACTGAAGCTGAAATCTCTGAGGTTTTAAGTGGAATTTCTACAGACTATTTTAGCGTTAGACAAGTGTTTCCAGGACCTGAGGAGAGCACTGTTAATTCAGAATATTCTGAAGACTTTGAAAAATCTCTGTCTCTACCAGTATCTGAGACTACAGACAGAAAATCCTTGTCTGAAATGACAGTGGGGCAGTCTAACAGCTCTATGTATTCCAGAAAAGACCTTTCTCCCTCACTCTCATCGCCTCAGTCTAACAAAAAATGGCATGAGACAGTAAGCAGAGTGACTGTGAAAGAGATGGCTGTGCAGACAACCGATTCTCCATTCTCCTATCACTGGTCAAAGA GGGATGGCACAGCAATCCTTGGCCCAGCTCTAGGATGCAGTTATATTGATCCGGTACCTATTGCCAGTCACGTTGTCACCATGGATGCCATGGAAG CCCTGACAGCATACAGTCCTGCAGTGTTTGCTTTGAATGACTTGTTAAAACAGCACTTGATACTGACCCAGCACTTCGTGGAGACCATCCACCATCTTCATACATCACTTGTGGAGTCATTGGAGAATGAGACATTTCAATATCACACACTGGCAGAAGTTAAGGAG TACATCAAGAGTCACAAATCCCCACCTCTGACAATTGAGAAAGCATTGGAAGAAGTTCAGAAAATGAAAGAGCAGTAG
- the C25H19orf44 gene encoding uncharacterized protein C19orf44 homolog isoform X1: MRREALRSPDLSPWAGRQGHMDSHLKKLTMSKHSSAPTDSNSTLSIGNTERVETDKNKDLKRESLVETQFSHSRFLKKKQHAQRNQLNQNTCAMQEGNKHVAKKTLDTASKVRSSAVLRKLAQIESKIMTRKVQMDFSDTGLDPKISDEKNLSARSSLEESARGSRYLKKNDTVKENVTLSKAHFKGKRSCQTTKNKVPIRKQLGLDSDEEEMRQLLGSSLEFSSENENQKDVTNFSKPDRKLFMKSKMKSPPRTSFPPKKQSLTNLFSVPSLLSRSSQKRTSDRINPQTPSPPSRNLQRPTSMSFQLPTSIKDSFAETTSPRTNHIKQSQVSLSERSEIKSLDELFSKAADTENATSDSSNDFRLNILSIDDLDPNVSGDREALKQMETDIQIKKKSNKDSEPNVFPVNNNDQTPLKVVSVLTSTNAASNNDTEGEIMTEAEISEVLSGISTDYFSVRQVFPGPEESTVNSEYSEDFEKSLSLPVSETTDRKSLSEMTVGQSNSSMYSRKDLSPSLSSPQSNKKWHETVSRVTVKEMAVQTTDSPFSYHWSKRDGTAILGPALGCSYIDPVPIASHVVTMDAMEALTAYSPAVFALNDLLKQHLILTQHFVETIHHLHTSLVESLENETFQYHTLAEVKEYIKSHKSPPLTIEKALEEVQKMKEQ; encoded by the exons ATGCGGAGGGAAGCGCTGCGCTCACCCGACCTCAGCCCCTGGGCGGGGCGGCAG GGACACATGGATTCTCACCTTAAAAAACTCACCATGTCCAAACATAGTAGTGCCCCTACTGACTCTAACAGTACCCTTTCTATAGGCAACACAGAAAGGGTGGAAACTGACAAAAACAAAGACCTTAAAAGGGAGAGCCTCGTGGAAACTCAGTTTAGTCACAGCAGATTCCTAAAGAAAAAGCAGCATGCACAAAGAAACCAGCTGAACCAGAATACTTGTGCCATGCAGGAGGGGAACAAGCATGTTGCAAAAAAAACTCTGGATACAGCCTCAAAGGTGAGGTCAAGTGCCGTTCTGAGAAAGCTAGCACAGATAGAAAGCAAGATCATGACCCGAAAGGTGCAGATGGATTTTTCTGATACTGGATTGGACCCGAAGATTTCGGATGAAAAGAACTTATCAGCCAGATCCAGCCTGGAGGAGAGTGCAAGAGGTAGCAGGTATCTGAAGAAAAATGACACAGTCAAGGAAAATGTGACATTGAGTAAAGCCCATTTCAAGGGGAAAAGAAGCTGCCagacaacaaaaaacaaagtgCCAATTAGAAAACAACTTGGTCTAGATAGTGATGAAGAGGAAATGAGACAATTACTAGGGAGCTCTTTGGAgttttccagtgaaaatgagaacCAGAAGGATGTCACCAATTTTTCTAAACCTGACAGAAAG TTATTCATGAAGTCCAAGATGAAGAGTCCACCAAGAACATCCTTTCCACCCAAAAAACAGTCTTTGACAAATCTATTTAGTGTTCCTTCACTACTTAGCAGAAGTTCTCAGAAAAGAACCTCTGATAGAATTAATCCACAAACTCCCTCTCCACCAAGTAGAAACTTGCAAAGACCAACTAGTATGTCTTTTCAATTGCCAACTTCAATAAAAGACAGCTTTGCAGAGACCACTTCACCTAGAACGAACCACATCAAACAAAGTCAGGTGTCCTTGTCTGAAAGGAGTGAAATCAAGTCTTTGGATGAGTTGTTTTCAAAAGCAGCAGATACAGAAAATGCAACCAGTGACAGTTCCAATG ACTTCAGATTAAATATTTTGAGCATTGATGACTTGGATCCAAATGTTTCTGGTGATAGAGAAGCATTAAAACAAATG GAGACAgacattcaaataaaaaaaaaatcaaacaaggaCTCAGAACCAAATGTGTTTCCTGTGAATAATAATGACCAAACCCCCCTTAAAGTGGTGAGTGTCCTAACTAGTACTAATGCTGCTTCTAACAATGATACGGAAGGGGAAATCATGACTGAAGCTGAAATCTCTGAGGTTTTAAGTGGAATTTCTACAGACTATTTTAGCGTTAGACAAGTGTTTCCAGGACCTGAGGAGAGCACTGTTAATTCAGAATATTCTGAAGACTTTGAAAAATCTCTGTCTCTACCAGTATCTGAGACTACAGACAGAAAATCCTTGTCTGAAATGACAGTGGGGCAGTCTAACAGCTCTATGTATTCCAGAAAAGACCTTTCTCCCTCACTCTCATCGCCTCAGTCTAACAAAAAATGGCATGAGACAGTAAGCAGAGTGACTGTGAAAGAGATGGCTGTGCAGACAACCGATTCTCCATTCTCCTATCACTGGTCAAAGA GGGATGGCACAGCAATCCTTGGCCCAGCTCTAGGATGCAGTTATATTGATCCGGTACCTATTGCCAGTCACGTTGTCACCATGGATGCCATGGAAG CCCTGACAGCATACAGTCCTGCAGTGTTTGCTTTGAATGACTTGTTAAAACAGCACTTGATACTGACCCAGCACTTCGTGGAGACCATCCACCATCTTCATACATCACTTGTGGAGTCATTGGAGAATGAGACATTTCAATATCACACACTGGCAGAAGTTAAGGAG TACATCAAGAGTCACAAATCCCCACCTCTGACAATTGAGAAAGCATTGGAAGAAGTTCAGAAAATGAAAGAGCAGTAG